From Porphyromonadaceae bacterium W3.11, one genomic window encodes:
- the rfbB gene encoding dTDP-glucose 4,6-dehydratase, whose protein sequence is MTTFSKSILVTGGAGFIGSNLLLHLVPNYPEYHIINLDALTYAGSLANLKEIEDYPNYFFEHADIADEAAVMEIFKKHCVTHVIHLAAESHVDRSISDPQAFVHTNVNGTVNLLNAAKTYWDGHYDGKLFYQISTDEVYGSLDINEDAFTEKNRYDPHSPYSASKASADHFVRAYHDTYGLPIVISNCSNNYGPLQFPEKLIPLVIRNIIHQKPIPVYGDGSQIRDWLYVQDHVDAIDLILRQGKPGQTYNIGGHNELKNIELIKILIEAVDRNLGNPEGHSLPLIKFVTDRPGHDVRYAVNSCKISRELGWQPKLTIKEGLQKTVAWYLTNQDWMEYVTSGAYQEYYDKHYGAK, encoded by the coding sequence ATGACGACCTTTTCTAAGAGTATTTTAGTTACAGGAGGAGCCGGATTTATTGGTTCCAACCTACTTTTACACCTAGTCCCTAACTATCCAGAGTATCACATCATTAACCTCGACGCACTCACTTATGCTGGTAGCTTGGCTAATCTCAAAGAGATAGAGGATTATCCTAATTATTTCTTTGAACATGCTGACATAGCAGACGAGGCTGCAGTGATGGAAATCTTTAAGAAGCACTGCGTGACACATGTCATCCACCTAGCAGCAGAGAGCCATGTTGATAGAAGCATCTCAGACCCACAAGCTTTCGTCCATACCAATGTTAATGGCACGGTCAATCTACTGAACGCAGCCAAGACTTACTGGGATGGCCATTACGATGGCAAACTGTTCTACCAAATCTCCACAGATGAAGTATATGGCTCGCTTGATATAAATGAGGACGCGTTTACAGAAAAGAATAGGTACGACCCTCACTCTCCATACTCTGCAAGTAAAGCATCTGCAGACCATTTCGTTCGTGCATACCATGACACTTACGGACTACCGATAGTGATCAGCAACTGTAGCAATAACTACGGACCACTCCAATTTCCAGAGAAGCTGATACCACTTGTCATTAGGAACATCATTCACCAAAAACCCATTCCGGTATATGGTGACGGATCACAAATTAGGGATTGGCTATATGTACAGGACCATGTGGACGCAATTGATCTTATTTTGCGACAAGGGAAACCTGGGCAGACCTATAACATCGGGGGGCACAATGAGTTGAAAAATATAGAACTAATTAAGATCCTAATCGAAGCAGTGGATCGTAATCTAGGAAATCCCGAGGGACACTCTCTGCCATTAATCAAGTTTGTAACCGATCGTCCAGGCCATGACGTCCGATATGCTGTAAACTCGTGTAAGATTAGCAGGGAGCTGGGATGGCAACCCAAACTAACCATCAAGGAGGGACTACAGAAGACCGTCGCTTGGTATCTGACTAATCAAGACTGGATGGAGTACGTCACGAGTGGTGCTTATCAAGAATATTACGATAAGCACTATGGTGCCAAATAG
- a CDS encoding dihydrofolate reductase — protein sequence MKSELHLIVAMADNGAIGLDGDMPWGRNLPADLRHFKETTMGHPIVMGRRTYETLPKRPLPGRTNVVVTRNTEYTAEGALVVHSIEEALESVRDEKLFLIGGGSLYKQGIELSDELHITLVHHSWENADTFFPNIDLDIWQCVENERHEADEKNLYPYSFTRWIRK from the coding sequence ATGAAGAGTGAATTACATTTAATAGTGGCGATGGCAGATAATGGAGCCATCGGATTAGATGGAGATATGCCATGGGGACGAAACCTACCTGCAGACCTACGTCACTTTAAGGAAACCACCATGGGACACCCCATAGTAATGGGACGAAGGACCTATGAGACCCTGCCTAAGCGTCCATTGCCAGGTAGGACAAATGTAGTGGTAACAAGGAATACAGAATATACAGCGGAGGGAGCCCTCGTGGTGCATAGCATTGAGGAGGCATTAGAGAGCGTGCGTGACGAAAAGCTCTTCCTGATAGGAGGAGGCTCTCTATACAAACAAGGGATAGAACTCTCTGACGAACTCCATATCACATTGGTACACCACTCGTGGGAGAATGCTGATACATTCTTCCCTAACATAGATCTAGATATTTGGCAATGTGTAGAGAATGAGCGACACGAGGCTGACGAGAAGAATCTATATCCCTACTCTTTCACACGCTGGATTAGAAAATAA
- the thiL gene encoding thiamine-phosphate kinase — protein sequence MKIEELGEFGLIDRLTKPFGHPKNTTTLIGIGDDAALLDQVEGTKTLVSTELLMEGIHFDLVYFPLQYLGFKAVTAAVSDIIAMGGTPQQILVGLGISTRFQVEDVEMLMRGMQDGAELYGVDLIGGDTTSSYTGLTISVTAIGNVASGEQILRGGAKENDLICVTGNIGAAYMGLQLLIREKIAYDDGVPDFQPKFEGREYILQRQMKPIARLDILRQLQSNGIRPTSMIDITDGLASDLLQICKSSGVGAKLFEQRLPMDHETVGMAEEFGLSPTTVAMNGGDDYELLFTVPLGMKDLVDAIEDVRQIGYVTEPSSGVVLVSTGGSETTITAQAFPNSI from the coding sequence ATGAAGATAGAGGAACTAGGTGAATTTGGGTTAATTGACAGATTAACAAAGCCCTTTGGACACCCTAAAAATACCACCACTCTCATAGGCATCGGTGATGATGCTGCCCTACTAGATCAAGTAGAGGGGACAAAAACGCTGGTCAGTACCGAGCTCTTAATGGAAGGGATTCACTTTGATCTGGTTTACTTTCCTCTGCAATATCTTGGATTCAAAGCGGTTACCGCTGCTGTTTCGGACATCATTGCGATGGGAGGTACACCTCAGCAGATCCTTGTGGGGCTTGGGATTTCGACTCGCTTTCAGGTGGAAGATGTAGAGATGCTGATGAGAGGAATGCAAGACGGTGCAGAGCTGTATGGAGTAGATCTCATTGGTGGTGACACGACGAGCTCTTATACGGGTCTGACAATTAGTGTCACCGCTATTGGTAATGTAGCCTCAGGCGAACAGATCCTACGAGGTGGAGCTAAGGAGAATGACCTAATCTGTGTCACTGGTAATATCGGTGCTGCCTATATGGGACTACAGCTATTGATTAGAGAGAAAATAGCATACGATGACGGGGTGCCAGACTTTCAACCGAAGTTTGAAGGTAGAGAATATATCCTCCAACGCCAAATGAAGCCTATCGCTCGCTTGGATATCCTTCGACAGCTACAGTCTAATGGGATCCGACCAACCTCGATGATTGATATTACCGATGGATTGGCTAGTGACTTACTGCAGATTTGTAAGTCCTCTGGAGTTGGAGCAAAACTTTTCGAACAACGCCTCCCAATGGATCACGAGACGGTAGGAATGGCTGAAGAGTTTGGCTTATCACCAACAACTGTCGCCATGAATGGTGGTGATGACTATGAACTGCTCTTCACCGTACCACTTGGGATGAAAGACTTGGTCGATGCGATAGAGGACGTTCGCCAAATTGGCTACGTAACGGAACCCTCATCGGGAGTCGTCCTTGTATCAACAGGCGGCAGTGAAACGACCATCACGGCTCAAGCATTCCCCAATAGTATTTAA
- the rlmH gene encoding 23S rRNA (pseudouridine(1915)-N(3))-methyltransferase RlmH translates to MQGIKLLFVGRTDKSEIRALMQEYEKRLSRFIQLEIQELPDIKTRKNLSHDEQKRLEGEMILSAVAPQDDVILMDEHGKQPTSIELARILEQKTLTVPKRLIFVIGGPYGFSQEVYQRCPQKLSLSKLTFSHQMVRLFLIEQIYRGFTILHNHPYHHE, encoded by the coding sequence ATGCAGGGGATTAAGTTACTATTTGTCGGTCGCACAGACAAATCCGAAATCAGAGCCCTCATGCAAGAGTATGAGAAGCGTCTCTCAAGATTTATCCAACTAGAAATACAGGAGCTACCTGACATCAAAACCCGGAAAAATCTAAGTCATGACGAGCAGAAGAGACTAGAAGGAGAGATGATACTATCTGCTGTAGCTCCGCAGGATGATGTCATCCTAATGGATGAGCACGGCAAGCAACCCACATCCATAGAACTAGCAAGGATTTTGGAGCAGAAAACCCTCACGGTACCCAAGAGACTCATCTTTGTTATCGGTGGTCCATATGGCTTTTCACAGGAGGTATATCAAAGATGCCCACAAAAGCTATCCCTCAGTAAGCTAACCTTTTCACACCAGATGGTGCGGCTCTTCTTGATTGAGCAGATATACAGAGGCTTCACTATTCTTCACAATCACCCATACCACCATGAATGA
- a CDS encoding aminoacyl-histidine dipeptidase, protein MTTHEPKIVFKFFDEITKVPRPSKKEEKMIAYLENFAKEHGIEMKKDHVGNIVMKKPATSGYEDRKSIIMQSHMDMVCEKNNDVEFNFETDAIKTKIVDGWLTAEGTTLGADNGIGCATQLAVLASDDIEHGPIEALFTIDEETGLTGAMELQPGFFDSEILLNLDSEDEGEIFIGCAGGMGTMAEYYYEKAYADPDLIYLDITVKGLSGGHSGGDIHLQRGNAVKILARALFGLADEVDFVLASIQGGNLHNAIPREAHAVIGIPSNQKEDVAVFINTFSGDIHNEHKESDPNAVVVATSTEKPEFVIDEETTVNLLYALVACPHGVMGMSQVIHGLVETSTNLASVKMQERDGFPVIYVETSQRSSSESLKKMVGEMVSAVFELSGAVVSERDGYPGWEPNPESEIMEVAKKTYHDLFNKDPEIKAIHAGLECGLFKEKYPHLDMISFGPTMRDVHSPDERMEIKTVKMFWDHLLMILKNAPKK, encoded by the coding sequence ATGACTACACACGAACCAAAGATTGTATTTAAGTTCTTTGATGAGATTACTAAGGTACCTCGTCCAAGCAAGAAAGAAGAGAAGATGATCGCATATCTCGAAAACTTTGCTAAGGAGCACGGTATCGAAATGAAAAAAGACCACGTGGGCAATATCGTCATGAAAAAGCCAGCGACTTCAGGCTACGAAGATCGCAAGAGCATCATCATGCAGAGCCACATGGATATGGTCTGTGAGAAGAATAATGATGTAGAATTCAACTTCGAAACAGACGCTATTAAGACTAAAATAGTAGATGGCTGGTTAACAGCAGAAGGTACAACCCTCGGTGCTGACAATGGTATAGGATGTGCTACTCAGCTTGCCGTACTTGCATCGGACGATATAGAGCATGGTCCAATAGAAGCTTTATTTACCATAGATGAGGAAACAGGTTTGACTGGTGCTATGGAGCTTCAGCCTGGATTCTTCGATAGTGAAATCCTGCTTAACCTAGACTCAGAGGACGAAGGTGAGATCTTTATCGGATGTGCCGGTGGTATGGGTACTATGGCAGAGTATTACTACGAAAAAGCTTATGCTGATCCTGATCTTATCTACCTAGATATTACAGTTAAGGGCCTTTCAGGCGGTCACTCAGGTGGTGATATTCACCTACAGAGAGGTAATGCCGTTAAGATCCTAGCTCGTGCACTCTTTGGCTTAGCTGATGAAGTGGACTTCGTCCTTGCGAGCATCCAAGGTGGTAACCTGCATAATGCTATCCCTCGTGAAGCTCATGCTGTCATCGGTATCCCATCTAATCAGAAGGAGGATGTCGCTGTATTCATCAATACTTTCTCTGGGGATATCCACAATGAGCACAAGGAGTCTGATCCTAATGCTGTAGTGGTAGCTACCTCTACTGAAAAACCTGAATTTGTTATCGATGAAGAGACTACTGTCAACCTACTTTACGCACTTGTAGCTTGTCCACATGGTGTAATGGGTATGAGTCAGGTTATCCATGGTCTAGTTGAGACCTCTACCAACCTAGCAAGCGTGAAGATGCAAGAGCGTGATGGCTTCCCTGTCATCTATGTAGAGACTAGCCAAAGAAGCTCATCAGAATCTCTAAAGAAAATGGTAGGAGAGATGGTGTCAGCTGTTTTCGAACTATCAGGTGCAGTCGTTTCTGAGCGTGACGGTTACCCAGGTTGGGAGCCTAACCCAGAGAGCGAAATCATGGAAGTCGCTAAGAAGACTTATCATGATCTGTTCAATAAGGATCCTGAAATTAAGGCGATCCATGCTGGACTTGAGTGCGGACTATTCAAGGAAAAATATCCTCACCTAGATATGATCAGCTTTGGTCCTACTATGCGTGACGTACACTCACCAGATGAGCGTATGGAGATTAAGACCGTTAAGATGTTCTGGGATCACTTACTTATGATTCTAAAGAATGCTCCTAAGAAGTAA
- a CDS encoding ROK family protein yields the protein MATGVNEIKPFVVGVDIGGTNTVFGIVDARGKILRSGSIKTGNHPIIEDFIDELAREILDLIDEEGGLEMIHGVGVGAPNANFYTGTIDYAANLMWKGRIPFAHLLSNALKGLPVALTNDANAAAIGEMTYGAARGMRDFIEITLGTGVGSGIVVGGKLVYGYDGFAGELGHTTVRRNGRICGCGRYGCLETYCSATGVARTAQEFLSAREDDSLLRKINPEEITSKDVFEAAMKGDKMAEEIFESTGEILGEALANAVHFSSPEAIILFGGLTKAGKLILEPTRKSLEANLLPTFQGRVKLLVSDLSESDAAVLGASALGWEATRDFLTKVTTDAE from the coding sequence ATGGCCACAGGAGTAAATGAAATAAAACCTTTCGTTGTCGGTGTAGATATAGGAGGCACGAATACTGTTTTTGGAATAGTAGATGCTAGAGGTAAGATCCTTCGATCTGGCTCTATAAAAACAGGAAATCATCCTATCATAGAAGACTTCATCGATGAACTAGCACGTGAGATACTAGACTTGATTGATGAAGAAGGAGGACTTGAGATGATTCACGGTGTGGGCGTAGGAGCTCCCAATGCCAACTTCTATACAGGGACGATAGATTATGCTGCCAACCTTATGTGGAAGGGTAGAATCCCTTTTGCTCACCTATTATCGAATGCCCTTAAGGGCTTGCCTGTAGCACTCACAAACGATGCCAATGCTGCAGCTATTGGAGAGATGACCTACGGTGCAGCCAGAGGGATGCGTGACTTCATTGAGATAACTCTAGGAACAGGCGTCGGGAGCGGGATTGTTGTCGGCGGAAAGTTAGTCTATGGGTATGATGGATTTGCAGGTGAATTAGGACACACCACAGTACGTCGAAATGGGCGTATCTGCGGTTGTGGAAGGTATGGTTGTCTGGAAACTTACTGCTCTGCTACAGGGGTCGCACGTACAGCTCAGGAATTTCTAAGTGCACGGGAGGACGACTCCTTGCTTCGCAAAATAAATCCTGAAGAGATCACCTCTAAGGATGTATTTGAAGCAGCTATGAAAGGGGACAAGATGGCTGAGGAGATTTTTGAGAGTACAGGAGAGATTCTTGGTGAAGCTCTCGCTAATGCCGTCCACTTCTCTAGTCCAGAAGCAATTATACTCTTTGGGGGCTTAACAAAGGCAGGTAAATTAATCCTCGAACCAACCCGGAAAAGCCTAGAGGCGAATCTTCTCCCTACATTTCAGGGGAGGGTGAAACTTCTGGTGAGTGACTTATCCGAAAGCGATGCTGCTGTATTAGGAGCAAGTGCACTAGGATGGGAGGCCACAAGAGACTTTCTGACAAAGGTAACAACGGACGCAGAATAA
- a CDS encoding porin family protein, whose translation MRKIILSLTSLLILLPAIAQKRWSVIPQAGLQISNIKNNQDIETKPIVGYRAGAIGEYQFSQGILGNIAVQSGLFISSKGVKDNPHYVVKSHYLEVPLLLRLGIHLTQAIDIHLKAGPYFGYWIAGHSESYAPDGVSKSHKEPFYCPYDYGIEMGIGATYRHLVFNIGGNLGMYDFYIDKNIGEYFNLKNQTLHFTLGYKF comes from the coding sequence ATGAGGAAAATTATATTATCGCTAACCTCTCTTCTGATCCTATTGCCCGCAATTGCTCAGAAGAGATGGAGTGTTATCCCTCAAGCTGGTTTGCAGATCAGCAATATAAAAAACAATCAAGACATAGAGACAAAGCCCATAGTGGGGTACCGTGCAGGAGCCATAGGTGAGTATCAATTTTCTCAAGGCATCTTAGGAAACATTGCGGTACAGAGTGGGCTTTTTATTTCTTCGAAAGGGGTAAAAGATAATCCTCATTACGTTGTAAAAAGCCATTACCTAGAGGTGCCTCTTCTTCTGAGATTAGGCATTCATCTTACCCAAGCTATTGATATACATCTCAAGGCTGGTCCATATTTTGGATATTGGATTGCAGGACACTCAGAAAGTTATGCGCCTGATGGGGTATCGAAAAGTCACAAGGAGCCTTTCTACTGCCCCTACGATTATGGTATAGAGATGGGGATAGGTGCTACGTATCGACATCTTGTCTTTAACATCGGAGGTAACCTAGGTATGTATGACTTTTACATTGACAAAAACATTGGGGAGTATTTCAACCTCAAGAATCAGACTTTACACTTTACACTTGGATACAAATTTTAA
- a CDS encoding thymidylate synthase: MKQYKDLLELVLREGIKKEDRTGTGTISIFGHQSRYDLSKGFPLLTTKKLHLKSIIHELLWFISGDTNVKYLQDHGVRIWNEWADENGDLGPIYGAQWRRWKDIKGQEHDQLMEAIRQIKETPNSRRILVNAWNVGELEEMKLPPCHILYQFYVANDTLSLQLYQRSADIFLGVPFNIASYALLLMMVAQVTGLKPGTFVHTLGDAHLYLNHIEQAKLQLTRDTRPLPTMTLNPQRKDIEDFIFEDFTLTNYDPHPHIQAKVSV, from the coding sequence ATGAAACAATATAAAGATCTTCTAGAACTTGTCCTTCGAGAAGGAATAAAGAAAGAGGACCGCACAGGTACAGGTACCATCAGTATCTTTGGTCACCAAAGCCGCTATGACCTGAGTAAGGGGTTCCCACTGCTCACGACCAAGAAACTACACCTGAAGAGTATCATTCATGAGCTCCTCTGGTTCATCAGTGGTGACACCAATGTGAAGTATCTCCAAGATCACGGCGTCCGTATCTGGAATGAGTGGGCCGATGAGAATGGTGATTTAGGCCCTATATACGGAGCACAATGGAGAAGATGGAAGGATATCAAGGGACAGGAACATGACCAACTCATGGAGGCCATCCGACAAATCAAAGAGACTCCTAATAGCCGTCGCATATTAGTCAATGCGTGGAATGTAGGAGAGCTGGAGGAGATGAAGCTACCACCATGCCATATCCTTTACCAGTTTTATGTAGCCAATGACACGCTTAGTCTCCAGCTCTACCAGAGAAGTGCAGATATTTTCTTAGGGGTCCCATTCAACATTGCTAGCTATGCTCTATTACTGATGATGGTGGCACAGGTCACTGGTCTGAAACCTGGGACATTTGTACACACTCTCGGAGACGCACATCTTTACCTTAACCATATCGAGCAAGCGAAGCTTCAGCTAACTAGAGACACTCGCCCATTACCAACGATGACTCTCAACCCTCAGCGAAAAGATATAGAGGACTTTATTTTTGAGGATTTCACGCTAACCAACTATGATCCTCATCCACACATTCAAGCTAAAGTATCCGTATGA